Part of the Parambassis ranga chromosome 16, fParRan2.1, whole genome shotgun sequence genome, AGCAAGTTGGACTTGCATGGTGAGTTCAAAAACATACAACAAGGTTGTAGAAGGTAGTTTTTGCCAGAAACATCATTTCACTAATTATAACAAATTGCAGAGAGAATAGGAGGTGAAGTGAGGatgttttatattaaaatagTCAACGGTCATCTTCACTTGTGTCTGAACAGAAGTGTGACGTAGATGATGTAATGTGGAGCTAGATGATCCATTAAGTAAGATCCTCTAAGTATAACCAGATAGTGACCTCACATTACCTTTATTGTACATTGGTTTGATGCTTATGTTAGCATGAAAAAACTAGCTTACATGAGCGCTTGCATCCCCACATTAGCATTCAGCTCAAAGTGCTGCTGCTAGCACTGTAAAGATAATCTGCATCAGGGTGCAGGTTCAGTGTTTCTTTTCATGCATGGTCCCCACCTTGAGCTACAGAATGACGTAATAACACCTGACAGCAACTAACACAACTCCACCCACTGAAATGGAAGAATTAATCTTCTATAATTACCCCCTCAACACTGTGACATGTGGAACTGAGTGGGGACAGTAATCCTGCACTCGACAATGCAAGCTTAAGCTGTTTATCCCAACACATTTTCAGTGGCTCTCATGGCTCCTACCCTCCATCTTGTACACTCATCACCTCATTCCACAGAGTCATGAAAGTCAGGGCTTTGAGAATTTCCTTTTGGGCCGTGCACATGCAGAAATACCAAAATTAGATACTTCATAATCTTTTGTATCCTTTTCAGTTGAGGCTTCAAAGCTCTGAAAGGAGAGACTGTATTCCCTTTGAGGTATTTTTAGCTAGACCTCTTTGGCTTCAGAGTGGTTATATTAATAGATATAGATTATCAGTTTATGCTCTGCCCTGAATTTGGTCCATGCGCCACATGAAAGAACATTTTAAAGCCCCCTAAACACtcctacattacccacaatgcaaccaTAGACAGCTTGGATGGAGATTTGACCTTGTTTAGTGGTTTccagaggatgatgaggagcCAAAGAGATCTGAGCAGattcttttcatttcattaaTTTTTTAGAGATGTTTCCTATTTTCTTCCCCCACCAGTAGGTCCACTGTACTCCCGGCTGCTGTACACTGGCCTCAGGGCTATGGTTGATGGTTTTGCTGCCAGAATGTCACCACAAGATTAAAAACTGCATTGTAATGCAAATACTGACAGATTTTCCCAACCTGATTCCTACACGCAGCAGTATTTGAAAAAGTCCCCACTGTAGCTTTAACTGTACCTGTAATGTACTAATTACGTTGTTGGTGTATTTAATATTACGTCAGTTCTgatcgtgtttttttttttttttttttatctcagggccaaacaacaaaaacaaagaatccAAAAGGAAAGATGATTTTTCAATCAAGCCAAGGTCACCTGTAGGAGCCAATCCAGTGACCTCATCACGCTTCACTGTCAGCCCTGCCAACGACCCCCACTTGGTGTGATTTTAAACGCTGTCATGGGAACCTTTAGAGCTGAACCCTCTTGGACTGGCCAGTCAAATAGCCCAACAACCAGCCATTCAGCCAGaggatatttttttattgaaaaggCAACTGAAAGAATGAGACTCTGGTTCTAAAAGCTGGACACATTCCAGGTTTTACCAGCGACAGGATTTTGTATGACAGGGGTTCTCCTGCCTGCCACTGTTTACAGAGTTTATTCACAGCCGTTGGTTACAAAAGTCTTTGGAAAAGGCAGAATATGCTATGAGAAGAGGAGCCTGGAGCTTTGTAAAATCTGAAAGAGATTCGACAGCTATGCAGTGGGAGTCTTGCTGTGTACCAGCTTACCTTCTCTTTTTCTGCTTCATTCTGTTGGATTATTTCCTGGATGTGCAGGGAATGCACTTTCTTTATTCATTCATCTGTCTATGTAAATGCTTGGATTCCGGTCCCTCtctttattaaaaacattacaGTTTTTCATCGCAGTCAGCCAGTTGTTCTTGTAGGCAGCAGTTTGAAACAGAAATTGCTTGACTCCTGTATTTGAGAATACTCCTTAGCATTTGTACAAAGATCATAATGCAAGTGAATACAATATCATTTTAGAGCTCTTTACTTTTAGATGTATTCTTAGACTGCACGAAAAATGAAACAAGCTAGTTTCTTTATACTTTTGGCTCTAAAAGGttttacttctttatttttattcatttattatattttattgatttatttacacTAATTTTCCATGcagtatttaatttatttattatcgatttatttatttatctataaattaattaatgtatttatttgctttAGTGCAATTAACATATATGAACACTAATTTGTTTAGGACACATCTAGGTTCTAAGATCTTCATAACAAATAAATCGAAATATTTTCCCAAACGTCCtaattgctaaaaaaaaagaagaaaaaaaagtattttgtaTAATTTTACTTGTTAATATATCTGTATGGAACTATGTCCTGTAATGTTTCATCATTTTCCAATGTCTATGAATTTTTAGCTGTCTTGTCATTCTTTTATCTTGTTTAATGACAGTTAATGTAGCTTAGCATGATAAAGAGTAAATAACTCCatttgtttgtgtatctgttAATTTATCCCATTTTCTACCAATAACAGTCCATCATGCAGTCGAAGTTCAACTAGTCCATTTGTTTAGTCTGTTTAAATGTTGGTTTAAACTTGTATTGTTTAAAGAATGGTTTTCAGGGGATAATGTATAATCAAGGGgaaataaaaactacaaaatgtGAACCTCTTATCTGAAGTGTTTCACGAATATAAATCACATTGTAAGACACCTTTTACCACTCCCTGTTCGACCGCTGAGTTTCTGGCGTGTTTTGACTCCATGTCCCAGAAAGCCTTGCGAAGCGTCACGTATTTAACCGGCGACAAACGATACGGCACTGGCGCACACAAATCCAAACAGACAACACGAACGGCGTAAAAGAAGCAGGTTAGCGCCGACAAAGAAAAGCTTGAAGCATTAATAAGACgaggttttgtgtttttttttggtcagctgGAATTTAAACCTCAGAGGTAAGCTATCGCTACTAATACTGCGTTTAATAACGTCAGACCGACGTTTGCTAATACTAGCTAAGAAGCTAGTCAGAAATAAACGTTTTAGTTTCCCGAAAGATAAAGTCTGAGTTTATCGTTTATCCTTTTATGGGCACATTAATTTATGTTGTTTCAGAGGATGAACACTATATCATGAAACTGTGTAGTTTTGTATATCTATGTCATCCTGTGATGCTTCAGATTTATGAGCAGACCACATTGATTTATGATGATTTCTCAATTATTACGCCACGAATTGTATAGGTAGCCATTGCCCAAATAATGTTCTAGTGTAAAGATTtgcttttatgttttaaatgttaatatGTTGTGCTTTGATGAGAGTTTGTGAAGTTGGTATATGTTGATCATTTTCTGACAGCAGATTGTATACacaatatgtatatatattgtgtatacAATCTGCTGTCAGATACAATGTATGTAtacactaggcttgtgcaaaatcgtatcgtgtgcaattaatcgtcagaaaaactgtcaccgattaatattatatatataatatagcccacaataacaataatggcggaaggcagtggtattcagttaaccctcatgcactgttcgggatatttttgtcctctgagagtaatttttctgtttattttggccataactttgtcaatatgtgagcaaattgaataatttttgctcaacaagctcaattttacatacattttgatttgatatgattttaaaatttttcataggtcaacagtacactgtgggcaattTGTGTTGATccgaactgaagttaattaaaaggtctatgcaaaaaaaattcaaaaaatatttatctgatatatttttaaaaccgttaaagttaggggacgtctTCTTACTCCACATTACTGGTATTGCTGCAGTTCTACGACATCCTCAAATCTCTCGTGgtcatttgtatttattttagagaggttgtttcctgttaaatTTACAACACTATTTTCTGTGCAGATGTCTCTGGCAGATGAGCTCCTGGCTGACCTGGAGGAGGCTGGAGATGAGGGAGAGGATGGATTGTATCcagaaggagaagagggggaCAGTGATGGTGAGGCTACCCAGGGAAGGACAGAAGGAGGCCTGGAAGACATCCCAGAAGAGATGGAGGTGGACTACAGTAAAGCTGAGAGTGTTGCATCCATTGCTAAGCTCCGCAATAGCAAACAGGTGGGTAAcgcacatttcacacacatttgATATTTGTAATAATATGGATTACTCTGTTCTGGCCACCCCTGTAAaattttgttgtgtttacagttttcaGAAATCATAGACAAAATTTCTGAATATATTGGAAAGCAGCGCAAGAACTCAGAGGGTGAGTTGAACCCACGGGTTCATTTCATTAGGAGTTTCCACAGTCCTTCGTTTGTCTTATTCAAGTtaacaaaatattaataatgcGTCTTTCACCTGTTTCCTTTCAGTCTCAGGTCCTGTTGAGGCAGACCCAGAATACAGATTGATTGTAGCAGCCAATAACCTCACTGTAGAGATCGACAATGAGCTCAGTGAGTTTACTGTTCCTCTGCAGTAATATACAATAAGTGATCTTTTGAGCTTTGAGCCTGagttgtctgtgtttctgtcttgttttcagACATCATTCACAAGTTTACTAGAGACAAATACTCCAAGAGGTTTCCAGAGCTTGAGTCTCTGGTGCCAGATTCTTTAGATTACATCCGCACAGTCAAGGTGAGTTTAAAATTTTATTCAGTTTAGATCAGAATCAGTTCAAAGTAGTTATAAATACTGACTGTGGAAAAACAACCCAGTTTTTCTACAATACTTGTAGCTGTTAAGCTGTAACACTCTGAGGAAAAGTCGTTTCTGGCCACTTCTCTGAACATGTTTGAACATGATGTTTTCTCTTGATTTCTAAGGAACTGGGAAACAATCTGGAGAAATGCAAAAACAATGAAACTCTGCAGCAAATCCTCACCAACGCCACTATTATGGTTGTCAGTGTCACAGCTTCAACCACTCAAGGGTGAGGCCTTCTTACTCCACATTACGTCTTCTTTGACATCACAGTTTGTATTGTGGTTTTTACTGTGGTGTCCTTTAATTGTAGGTCACTGCTGagtgaggaggagctgaagcaACTTGAGGAGGCTTGTGACATGGCCCTGGAACTGAACCAGTCTAAACACAGGATTTATGAATATGTAGAATCCAGAATGTCCTTCATCGCCCCAAATCTGTCCATCATTGTTGGAGCATCAACGGCTGCAAAAATCATGGGTGGGAGAAATACCAGGattacacatgtacacacacgtacacataaATGAATCTTCGTTGATGACTTTGACTTTCTCAGGAATTGCTGGCGGCCTTACAAACCTGTCAAAGATGCCGGCCTGTAACCTGATGCTGCTCGGAGCTCAGAGGAGAACCCTGTCTGGTTTCAGCAGCACGTCCCTGCTTCCCCACACTGGCTTTATCTACTACTGTGATGTTGTCCAGTCGCTGCCACCTGTCAGTAGTTATATATGCACATATTAAAGAGCATGAATGTATGTAACTATGTGCTGAAACGTATCTAACAGCTTTCGCCTCTTTTGTTAGGACCTCCGGAGGAAGGCAGCTCGTTTGGTGGCTGCAAAATGCACTCTGGCTTCCCGGGTTGACGGTTTCCATGAAAGCTCAGATGGCAAGGTGGCTTGACTCTTTAAATCTAATTTGTCTCTAATTGTCTCTTCAGGCTTaaataataattgtttttttttcaggttggCTATGATCTGAAAGAGGAGATTGAGAGAAAGTTTGACAAGTGGCAGGAGCCACCACCAGTGAAGCAGGTTAAACCTCTGCCTGCCCCACTGGAtggacagaggaagaagagaggaggaaggaggtaCACAACCTGTCACAAACTTACAGAAAAACAAGCCTGCTGAAAAGAAAGTGGTGTACAATATGAAGATccattattcattattaatgAATCCATTTATTTGAAGGAAAATCAAAATAACTTTGTAGAAGGAGTTTATTTctacaacaaaatgaaataaaaagcaACAGCAGAAGGCAGTAACACAAAGAGAAATATCAGTCACTTACATAACCTGCATGGCTAAGTTTAGCATAGTCCCATCCCCTATAAATACATGAATAGCATAACCAAGCTTTTCTGTTTTGCCCTGAAGGTATCGAAAGATGAAGGAGCGCCTTGGACTGACTGAGATCAGGAAACATGCCAACAGGATGACCTTTGCTGAGGTCAGCATGTTTTCCCTGCTTttcctgtgttgtttacatGGAGCAATACATTGGATTTATGgattgttttctctctttcttacaTCAGTGTGACTCAAAAGTCCCtgagccattttttttaaaactgttcttCATTATGTTGCAGATAGAAGATGATGCCTATCAGGAGGATCTGGGCTTCAGTCTTGGTCAGCTGGGGAAGAGTGGCAGTGGCAGAGTCAGGCAGGCTCAAGTGAATGAGGCCACTAAAGCCAGGATCTCCAAATCCCTCCAGGTAGACCTCTAATCATCACTCTTTGTTTGCTTAGCCATTGGCTggtaatacattttttttccttgattccatgttgtgttgttgcccACAACAGAGGACGCTGCAGAAACAGAGCATGACATATGGAGGAAAATCCACAGTCAGAGATCGCTCCTCAGGGACCAGCTCCAGTGTGGCATTTACCCCACTCCAGGTCAAAAAAGAGCAAGTGTTCACATTGAATCCTAAAACACCTCATGGGTCTTACCATTATTCTGTTCTTATCTGCAGGGACTGGAGATTGTGAACCCACAGGCTGCAGAGAAGAAGGTGGCTGAAGCCAACCAGAAATATTTCTCCAACATGGCGGAGTTCCTCAAAGTCAAGAAGGAAGCTaagatgtgaacacacacacactggttatcCTGGATGTGGACAGTCGCCCTCAACAGTGCAAAGTATTGTTTCAAATTTGTCCCttgttttattatcatttttgtcttttctttttttaaagtatgaATCTCAGTTTTAATAAAATACGCGAAGGTTCAGTGTCTAGTCGTTTTTGGAAAAAAGTTTTGGCATTTGTTACCTTAATTTTGATGTAACACATCAGATTGTAACTGGATATATCTTGAAGCTGGCCATTTTATTGTCGATCAACCATCTgtatcttttaaaaaaatatatcaatgaTGAACTCAATCAAAATACCGAAtaaaagtttaaataaaataagtaaGTTCCAGGACAGACACAAACTTGCGTGTAGTTTCTTAAAAGTATTTATTGAAATTTTACAATCCTGTTATAACCCCACTTTATGACATCTCCCATGCAGAACTGTGATGAGAAACTGTAAATACGTCTTGAAATTCACATTTTACTTAACTGACCTTCCCTTTCTGAAAACCTTAAAAGCCCAAAAAATAGAATCTATAAAGGGCAAAATCTCGCTGAACTTCGCtgcattttgcattttcttccatatcctcaccctgttttttttccccttcccaCAAAAAAGCCTGAAAACTAATCACACACCACAACTGCAGTACAGATCTGAAAGGTTAATGGTTgcttaaacagaaaaaatatcaGTTTTATACTTCCAATTAAATGGCCAAAAAAAGGAGGGATCTGTCCCACGGCAGATTCAGAGTAAATTTTCTTGTTCTTCAGGGTAACATATGAACAACCACGGCAGACAGGACATTTCCTACTCGACCCACAAGTTCAACCTACCACCAGGTTTTCTGTGTTTAAACTCTACATGTAAACAGTTCACTGTATAGGATTTTCACTTAAATACCAGGTGGTACATTGAACACAGTGGAGTGCAGGAGTAAGTAACATCAAGAATTAAACTGTACCTAAAGGAGGGAGATCAAACCAAACATTATCTTTGTATCCATAAGTTAACTGCGAAGTGACTTGGTACATTCACTACGTTCAGCGTGGCCTTTTTCCAGAGAGTATGATGACAATTCCTCAACAGTTTCAAACATCAAGTAGATAAATGTCTCAAACCCTATGTCTTAAGATTTATTTTACAAGTTTATTAATTTGTCACAAACATGAAGGCGCCACAATAATGCAATTTCTTTGACAGGTTaacttaaaaacattttatttgtaaagaGAGGGAGTCAGAGACCAGTTCAATTGCATAGCAATTTAATCCATGTCCAATAAGGACTCTTTCCCTGTCACAGGGAGAGGCCCTGTGGTCACTCTCAATCAGCGTTTTAATCGACCAAGACAATATCAATAAAACTATTGATAACTGTTCACTATCTTCAATAGTGACCATCTTCAACAGGCATTGTAGGATCTTAAAAGAAGCCACTCCTACACACCATGACTAAATGTCCACTGTACGTCCCCATTCTATACCACCAAATTATAGTAAATACAAGATGGGCAGTTTACTTAACAATCAAATCCAAGGTTTGTTTTGTGTCAAGTCAAAGGCTTCCAGGCTCATGTTGGGTAGGTGATACAGAGAATCATGTCGAAacggaaaaagaaaacaaaacatgagaaACATGCATGGGGTAGGCTTTCCTAATGCCACATACtgagtgtgcacacagacaggcacaaaTGCAGATCTCCAACGAGAACCCTCCCAGCTCGAGCAGCGCAATGCATCTGATCAGACCCATGGGGTATTTTTGTCAAAGGCAAAGCACTACAAGAGGAGCAAGGGCTTCACATTGAGATTTAGCCTATACAGACACCAGTCTCCACTTCAGGAGAGGGTTTCTACTACACATCACAATCTCTATCCACAGTTTGGAGTTCAGTCTCGGAATGTCAACAGCAGCACgttttgtctttctctgtctttttgtgtcCCTCTGCCCGTCACTGCAAGTCTCGGTCTTCGAGGTACCTGTATTCAAAGGTGAacccctccttcttcctctggcCCCATTTCTCATAGTCAAAGTAAATGTAAGTGCCctggacaaacagcagagtggaAAGAACAATTAATAACCCTGGAACCACACATCGAATAGAGGTTTCAGTGTGTCTGCAAATGAGGTGTGTTGGAGATGCACCTGTTCAAACTCATCGGTGATAGTCTTGGGCTCCTCGTGCCTCTGGAACCACATCATGTATTTGGTGTGAAACCTCCAGGACTGTTTCTTCAGAGCCTTGGCAGACAAATACTGAGCCTTGGTGCCCTGAAAGAGAGTCAGAGACACAATGtatctcacagaggacagatAAGCAACCAGAATGTGCTGTTAAGTTGAGAGAATGCAATGTTTCTCCTAGGTTTACAgctctggggggggggggggcaaaacgGTGAGCAAAATAACACAAGCTCTTTATCCactctgtgtgcacatgtgtctgtgcaacCATGTAGATAGAAACAACATGCCGCTGTGTAAAtgataaataacataaggctgtttagtttgtttaagaAAAAACAAGGTATAGGcgtgttctataggaaaggtagCATGTAATATAATGGTAGGGGAAACACTGGAACGCATGATTACCTCTAGGTAGTAGAAGATGAAGAACAGAGTTTCTGTGGACAGTCTCTGGTAGAACTCTATGGAGTCAGAGTGGTGTGGTGGTATCTGGTGGTGGAAGGGCAAGGTGGGACACGGATTCCTCATAAGGTATTGcctttaaaacagaaacaaacaattATAAATCCATAACAGTTTAGAGGAGCTCATTTGAACTGTGTTCACATTAAAGTTGTTGAACCAGTGTGACTTGCATTAGGTGTTAGGGCATACAGTGATTACCTAACTTGCCCACTGGCCACTCCATGGCTTTTTTTAAAGCCATAAACCAATGTTGTCTTGTTAATTCATACACATTTTCAAGACGAAATTCACAGTTAGAAGCAGATACAAATCCTCCTACAGCTCCTCCTACTTGCTGTGAGACTTAACACAGAACAATGCGTGCATTATGTAGTACACCACAATATTTAAAGGTATTCTTACCAGGTCCTACAATGTAATCAGAGTTTATGAAAATAAGTGTCATAAAACAAGTGTGACACAAACTGTGAGCCACTAACCTGATCCTCTCAGAGTCAGATGGGTGTGGCATGTGTGTCCATGCAGACTCTTGCATTGCCTGCTGGTAGAGTTGGTCTTTGGGGAGGGGAGTTGGGCCCAGAGGACAGACCCCAAGTGAAGGCGGGATGCTGACCTCTGACACAGAGGGCTGAGGGGCTGCCGGTGTGCCGGGTGCTGCAGAGGAACTGGAAAAGATATCTACAGGACAAAATAAAGGACCATGTCAGTTACATGACACACTAACATCAACTCACTTGATCACTTATTTAGTTAAACTACTcacaaaaacacttaattgATATGAAATTGAGTAATGAAAGCAGCTGTAATGCTGACATAGCAGGTATTTAGGGTACTGTCctgacctctgtctgtcagATGCAGGTTTTGAATCTCTCCATCCAGGCCTGAAACCAGCGCTGCTCTCTCAGCCATCGCCTTCAGAGAACTGAGAGGCTCAGGAGCCTGATGATGGCAGGAGGAGTGAATGCACAGTGTCAATAAAGTGAAATTGGACAGTAAATCAAGAGGAAAATGGGCACAGCAAAGTTGCAGCAGGAAATAATAACAGCAATTTAATAAAAATCAACTACTGTTAAAACTGACATATATCTACACTGTTGTACTGTTTCCTTCTCATCACCATGTGCTCCAAAGTGAAACCCTGATCTCGGCCAGAATAATATTTCTTAGCAAACTGCTCATGGattttatataaatatggaTTTATATGTATGTAATCAACACATGTCTTCTACTCTTGCAGTAACGAGTGtgagaccttttttttattaaatccaAAAATACCTTGGCATATCATGCTTTCTATCTTAATGCGCTGTTATGTAAGTGTAAGCTTCTCTCTTTGGCCCAGAGAAGACGTTTGTGGGCACCCAGGTATTTTTAATAATTCTATCTACAGCAGGGCACATAAACACTCTGGTAGACTGCCTTAAAAACTTCCAATTGCCATTAAAGATACAACTTCAAAAACACCTCCGTTGCCTGGTTAATTGATACAGCTTAGCCTCAGCTGGAAACCATTTAAAGCAAAGACAGTCTACGGTGATACTAGAACAGCTTTATATCCACACTGGACTGCAGCGATTGGCAGACCTGAACAGAAAATGGGAAGAGAAACCTTGCTGGCCTGGCTCACCTTGAGGCCCTCAGAGGCTTGTGTATAGGAGTGGGGCCCGTTGAGAAGACTACCTCCACCTGGTGTGCTGTCTGAGAATGAGGGGGACGGAGAGCTGGGAGGCAGGGTGATGGAGCTGATTAGACTGGGACCATTGTCCATCCTGTGCCAGACAGAATGGGATCAAAGTTAAGAACTGGTAttagaagaacaagaagaaccTTTTAATGTCGTAAAGTACTTACGGCTGACTGGCTGAGGAACTGAGAGACGAGGGCTGGCTGCTTTGTGACTGGCTCGGTGTGCTTAGAGCTGATTCTGTGGAGTTTTCTGCCACTACAGCACTGTAGCCTGAGGGCAAGTGAGGGAGACgttagaagaagaaaagtctATACACAAACCCCACAAGACAAAAAGAAGTCAACCTACTACTTGTGCTTCCATTTTGCTTCAGTCCGCTTGGTGGTCTTGCAGGAGCAGCATTTACTCCTACTCCTCCAACCACACCGACATTTCCGCCATTGCCTCCCATCATGCCAACTACTCCAGGTGTAGAGCTGACAGAACTTGGGGGCACCTGCGAGCTACCAGGTGCAACACTTGGCCCAGGAACCAGACCAAGAATACTCGAACTTAGAGAGCTGTGGGCTGGGCTGGAACCTAGCAAACCAAGTCCTGTCCCCGCTCCATTGGTGGTGACTCCACTGGAGCCAGAGGTGGGGATGGAAGTGCTGCTCTCCACTGAAATGCTTGACTGAGTAGTGCTGCTTAAACCCAAGCCTCCTGATGCTGCTGCCTGAGCATAAGGGGCAGGTGTGGATCCCGATATGAGCCCTGCCATTGTGTTTAAAGGAGAGGGGTGCCCACCCAGCCCTAAACCTGGCATTTGGTTGGCACTACTGGTCCCCGTCATGCCACTTTTGTTTAATCCAAGCCCTAGCCCAAGTCCCAAACTGGATACCGTGGTAGGCCCTGGTGTGGGCTGAGACTGAGAGTTGGAAGCTGATGAACTGGATGTGCTGGGAGTGGGGAGAGAGGGGGCAGTGGAGGCAGGTAGGAGAGGGTTGCTGGGCGGGCTAGGGGTGTTGTTAGAAGGGGCAGAGGACTTTGTCtgaggtggctgctgctgttgtgactGGTTCGATGGCTGaggttgttgctgttgttgtgcagGTTGATGCTGATGTTGCTGCACCGCACTGCTGAAGCTTCCTATAAGACTGCTGCTTGTAGGAACCACAGGAATGCCTCCGACAACACTTGCCATGGACACgagggaggaggatgaagaggacccagaagtggtggaggaagagaaggaagataGCAAGGATGGGGTACCGTTCTTCACAGGTGACTGAAATGAAAGACATCAGATAAAAACTGTTCAGAGACGAGCTACATAAGTATAAAGCATATGAGCAACCAGATTTACTGTGAGCTTCTAAATCAGAAGTCTCCAACCATGGTCCCACAAGAAAAACATTCAGTGCCTGAGAGGCCAAAAAACCTTTCAGCCACCACCACTCTCCAGGACCAAGGGTGAAGAGTGCTGCACTTCATCTActaacacagcacagatgagaGCCTCTCACCTGACTAACTTCACTGTCTGTCGACCGTCCCCTTTTCTTATCGTCCTCTGAGTTCTCCTATAGGAGGAGATACCTTGATATGACAATCCACTTTTGATATGTTGATTCAACATACTAGCCAGTGGATTATATAACACAATGTTGCTTGTACAAGGGATATGTGCAAAGTTGTGTCAGAATGTGCTGTTAGTACCCAGCATCCCTTTAAACCCCTGAACAAAGTGCAAATATGATACAATGATAAGAACTTACAGCAGTGCATGTGGCcggggatggagggatgggtgatgaggaggtggtggaagTGGGAGTGCTGCTTGAGTGAAGATACATCTCATCTTCTACATTACCCTGACCTGACGGAGAAGTTGCAACTAATGCTGCAGCTAGAAGATAAGCACAGAACAGAGATTAAGAGACTTTATTATTTGGCAATCTAAATGAATTAAGGCTTCTTAAACCATTACAGTGCATCACTTACGGATGTCTTCCAGATCTAAGTCATCATAGAGGAACTCATTCTCCTCAAAGTCTGGGTCTTGGGAGGAATCGATGTAATATTCAACATCGTCCTTGATCTTTTGGATTGCATCCACTGGCACAGAGTCATTATCAAGCATTCGTAAAATTGTCTCCAACATACGAATGTGAAATCGATG contains:
- the prpf31 gene encoding U4/U6 small nuclear ribonucleoprotein Prp31; the protein is MSLADELLADLEEAGDEGEDGLYPEGEEGDSDGEATQGRTEGGLEDIPEEMEVDYSKAESVASIAKLRNSKQFSEIIDKISEYIGKQRKNSEVSGPVEADPEYRLIVAANNLTVEIDNELNIIHKFTRDKYSKRFPELESLVPDSLDYIRTVKELGNNLEKCKNNETLQQILTNATIMVVSVTASTTQGSLLSEEELKQLEEACDMALELNQSKHRIYEYVESRMSFIAPNLSIIVGASTAAKIMGIAGGLTNLSKMPACNLMLLGAQRRTLSGFSSTSLLPHTGFIYYCDVVQSLPPDLRRKAARLVAAKCTLASRVDGFHESSDGKVGYDLKEEIERKFDKWQEPPPVKQVKPLPAPLDGQRKKRGGRRYRKMKERLGLTEIRKHANRMTFAEIEDDAYQEDLGFSLGQLGKSGSGRVRQAQVNEATKARISKSLQRTLQKQSMTYGGKSTVRDRSSGTSSSVAFTPLQGLEIVNPQAAEKKVAEANQKYFSNMAEFLKVKKEAKM
- the cnot3a gene encoding CCR4-NOT transcription complex subunit 3a isoform X2, with translation MADKRKLQGEIDRCLKKVAEGVEQFEDIWQKLHNAANANQKEKYEADLKKEIKKLQRLRDQIKTWVASNEIKDKRQLVENRKLIETQMERFKVVERETKTKAYSKEGLGLAQKVDPAQREKEETGQWLTNTIDTLNMQVDQFESEVESLSVQTRKKKGDKEKQDRIDELKRLIERHRFHIRMLETILRMLDNDSVPVDAIQKIKDDVEYYIDSSQDPDFEENEFLYDDLDLEDIPAALVATSPSGQGNVEDEMYLHSSSTPTSTTSSSPIPPSPATCTASPVKNGTPSLLSSFSSSTTSGSSSSSSLVSMASVVGGIPVVPTSSSLIGSFSSAVQQHQHQPAQQQQQPQPSNQSQQQQPPQTKSSAPSNNTPSPPSNPLLPASTAPSLPTPSTSSSSASNSQSQPTPGPTTVSSLGLGLGLGLNKSGMTGTSSANQMPGLGLGGHPSPLNTMAGLISGSTPAPYAQAAASGGLGLSSTTQSSISVESSTSIPTSGSSGVTTNGAGTGLGLLGSSPAHSSLSSSILGLVPGPSVAPGSSQVPPSSVSSTPGVVGMMGGNGGNVGVVGGVGVNAAPARPPSGLKQNGSTSSYSAVVAENSTESALSTPSQSQSSQPSSLSSSASQPMDNGPSLISSITLPPSSPSPSFSDSTPGGGSLLNGPHSYTQASEGLKAPEPLSSLKAMAERAALVSGLDGEIQNLHLTDRDIFSSSSAAPGTPAAPQPSVSEVSIPPSLGVCPLGPTPLPKDQLYQQAMQESAWTHMPHPSDSERIRQYLMRNPCPTLPFHHQIPPHHSDSIEFYQRLSTETLFFIFYYLEGTKAQYLSAKALKKQSWRFHTKYMMWFQRHEEPKTITDEFEQGTYIYFDYEKWGQRKKEGFTFEYRYLEDRDLQ
- the cnot3a gene encoding CCR4-NOT transcription complex subunit 3a isoform X1; the encoded protein is MADKRKLQGEIDRCLKKVAEGVEQFEDIWQKLHNAANANQKEKYEADLKKEIKKLQRLRDQIKTWVASNEIKDKRQLVENRKLIETQMERFKVVERETKTKAYSKEGLGLAQKVDPAQREKEETGQWLTNTIDTLNMQVDQFESEVESLSVQTRKKKGDKEKQDRIDELKRLIERHRFHIRMLETILRMLDNDSVPVDAIQKIKDDVEYYIDSSQDPDFEENEFLYDDLDLEDIPAALVATSPSGQGNVEDEMYLHSSSTPTSTTSSSPIPPSPATCTAENSEDDKKRGRSTDSEVSQSPVKNGTPSLLSSFSSSTTSGSSSSSSLVSMASVVGGIPVVPTSSSLIGSFSSAVQQHQHQPAQQQQQPQPSNQSQQQQPPQTKSSAPSNNTPSPPSNPLLPASTAPSLPTPSTSSSSASNSQSQPTPGPTTVSSLGLGLGLGLNKSGMTGTSSANQMPGLGLGGHPSPLNTMAGLISGSTPAPYAQAAASGGLGLSSTTQSSISVESSTSIPTSGSSGVTTNGAGTGLGLLGSSPAHSSLSSSILGLVPGPSVAPGSSQVPPSSVSSTPGVVGMMGGNGGNVGVVGGVGVNAAPARPPSGLKQNGSTSSYSAVVAENSTESALSTPSQSQSSQPSSLSSSASQPMDNGPSLISSITLPPSSPSPSFSDSTPGGGSLLNGPHSYTQASEGLKAPEPLSSLKAMAERAALVSGLDGEIQNLHLTDRDIFSSSSAAPGTPAAPQPSVSEVSIPPSLGVCPLGPTPLPKDQLYQQAMQESAWTHMPHPSDSERIRQYLMRNPCPTLPFHHQIPPHHSDSIEFYQRLSTETLFFIFYYLEGTKAQYLSAKALKKQSWRFHTKYMMWFQRHEEPKTITDEFEQGTYIYFDYEKWGQRKKEGFTFEYRYLEDRDLQ